A portion of the Mycobacterium paraseoulense genome contains these proteins:
- a CDS encoding alpha/beta hydrolase: MNAVIAPTTTAMTQLLASSHTSLMHGWVPTTIQVVTAVVLTLAVGWRSRRWRTVWLPTAALAGAAAAYLTHWYIVDRGLSDDPAPAALWVWITLTGMAAAVLILGWRGARGWRRGAGLLAVPLCALCAALVLNLWVGYFPTVQAAWNQLTSGPLPDQTDPATVTALAAKRARPAHGSVVPVVIPSDASHFKHRGELVYLPPEWFTSSPPPALPTVMMIGGQFNTPADWTRAGNAVKTIDDFAATHGGKAPVLVFVDSGGAFNNDTECVNGVRGNAADHLTKDVVPYMVSKFGVSPDRTHWGVAGWSMGGTCAVDLTVMHPDMFSAFVDVAGDFYPNAGNKAQTIARLFGGNADAWAAFDPTTVIGRHGPYGDVAGWFAISSDGSPAARREVGGTDIGAIHLASREAAADPGNQTAAAYSLCAVGRANGIDCAVLAQPGRHDWQFADRVFATALPWLAGRLGTPGIPRTSLPGAAPPAPPTPVVVPADHSPARR; this comes from the coding sequence ATGAATGCCGTGATTGCGCCGACGACCACAGCCATGACGCAGTTGCTGGCAAGTAGTCACACGTCGCTGATGCACGGCTGGGTGCCCACCACGATCCAGGTGGTGACCGCGGTGGTCCTGACGCTGGCCGTCGGCTGGCGGTCGCGCCGGTGGCGGACGGTGTGGTTGCCGACGGCCGCGCTGGCCGGTGCCGCCGCCGCCTACCTGACGCACTGGTACATCGTCGACCGCGGCCTGTCCGACGATCCCGCGCCGGCCGCGCTGTGGGTGTGGATCACGCTGACCGGCATGGCGGCCGCGGTCCTGATCCTGGGGTGGCGCGGCGCCCGCGGCTGGCGCCGCGGGGCCGGGCTGCTGGCCGTGCCGCTGTGCGCCCTGTGCGCCGCGCTGGTGCTCAACCTGTGGGTGGGCTACTTCCCCACCGTGCAGGCGGCGTGGAACCAGCTCACCTCCGGTCCCCTGCCGGATCAAACCGACCCGGCCACCGTCACCGCCCTGGCCGCCAAACGGGCGCGACCGGCGCACGGCAGCGTGGTTCCCGTCGTGATCCCTTCCGACGCATCGCACTTCAAACACCGCGGCGAACTGGTTTACCTGCCGCCCGAATGGTTCACCAGCAGCCCGCCGCCGGCGCTGCCCACAGTGATGATGATCGGCGGCCAGTTCAACACCCCCGCCGACTGGACGCGGGCGGGCAACGCCGTCAAGACGATTGACGACTTCGCCGCCACCCACGGCGGCAAGGCGCCGGTGCTGGTGTTCGTCGACTCCGGCGGGGCCTTCAACAACGACACCGAATGCGTCAACGGCGTCCGCGGTAACGCCGCGGACCATCTGACCAAGGACGTGGTGCCTTACATGGTGTCCAAGTTCGGCGTCAGCCCCGATCGGACCCACTGGGGCGTCGCCGGCTGGTCGATGGGGGGAACCTGCGCCGTCGACCTGACCGTCATGCACCCCGACATGTTCAGCGCGTTCGTCGACGTCGCCGGCGACTTCTACCCGAACGCCGGCAACAAGGCCCAAACCATCGCCCGGCTGTTCGGCGGAAACGCCGACGCATGGGCGGCATTCGACCCGACCACGGTGATCGGCCGGCACGGCCCCTACGGCGACGTGGCCGGCTGGTTCGCGATCTCCTCCGACGGCTCGCCGGCGGCACGCCGCGAGGTGGGCGGCACCGACATCGGGGCGATCCACCTCGCCAGCCGGGAGGCGGCCGCCGATCCCGGTAACCAGACGGCGGCCGCCTATTCGCTGTGTGCGGTGGGGCGCGCCAACGGGATCGACTGCGCGGTGCTGGCGCAGCCCGGCAGGCACGATTGGCAGTTCGCGGACCGCGTCTTCGCCACAGCGTTGCCATGGCTGGCGGGCCGGCTGGGCACGCCGGGAATTCCGCGGACTTCGTTGCCCGGCGCCGCACCGCCCGCGCCCCCCACCCCGGTCGTCGTACCGGCCGACCATTCCCCCGCCAGGCGGTAG
- the infC gene encoding translation initiation factor IF-3, which produces MSTETRVNERIRVPEVRLIGPGGEQVGIVRIEDALRVAADADLDLVEVAPNARPPVCKIMDYGKFKYEAAQKARESRRNQQQTVVKEQKLRPKIDDHDYETKKGHVIRFLEAGSKVKVTIMFRGREQSRPELGYRLLQRLGADVAEYGFVETSAKQDGRNMTMVLAPHRGAKTRARARHPEGPGEGAAPDADAAVDTNPSPN; this is translated from the coding sequence ATCAGCACTGAGACCCGCGTCAACGAGCGCATCCGCGTACCTGAAGTCAGATTGATCGGACCTGGGGGAGAGCAGGTAGGCATAGTGCGCATCGAAGACGCACTGCGCGTCGCTGCGGACGCCGATCTCGACCTTGTCGAAGTCGCCCCCAATGCCAGACCCCCCGTCTGCAAGATCATGGACTACGGCAAGTTCAAATACGAGGCGGCGCAAAAGGCGCGCGAATCCCGCCGCAACCAGCAGCAGACCGTCGTCAAAGAGCAAAAGCTGCGACCGAAGATCGACGATCACGATTACGAGACCAAGAAGGGTCACGTGATCCGCTTTCTGGAGGCGGGTTCGAAGGTGAAGGTCACCATCATGTTCCGCGGACGTGAGCAGTCGCGGCCCGAGCTGGGCTACCGCCTGTTACAGCGGCTGGGCGCGGACGTCGCCGAATACGGCTTCGTGGAAACGTCCGCCAAGCAGGACGGCCGCAACATGACGATGGTGCTGGCCCCGCACCGCGGCGCGAAGACCCGTGCCAGGGCGCGGCACCCCGAAGGCCCCGGCGAGGGGGCGGCGCCGGACGCCGATGCGGCCGTCGACACCAACCCTTCGCCCAACTGA
- the rpmI gene encoding 50S ribosomal protein L35, with the protein MPKAKTHSGASKRFRRTGTGKIVRQKANRRHLLEHKPSTRTRRLEGRTTVAANDTKRINKLLNG; encoded by the coding sequence ATGCCCAAGGCCAAGACCCACAGCGGGGCTTCGAAGCGGTTCCGGCGCACCGGAACCGGCAAGATCGTCCGCCAGAAAGCCAACCGCCGGCACCTGTTGGAGCACAAGCCGTCGACCCGGACCCGGCGTCTGGAAGGCCGCACCACGGTGGCGGCCAACGACACCAAGCGGATCAACAAGCTGCTGAACGGCTGA
- the lysX gene encoding bifunctional lysylphosphatidylglycerol synthetase/lysine--tRNA ligase LysX — MSSRSVTLASSRSGSRSGPRGRSHSRYRWVPAAAGWIVGVIATVSLLASVSPAIRWMIKVPREFINDYLFNFPDTSIAWSFVLALLAGALSARKRIAWLVLLGQMILAAGLNVADMAAGDNTAAETFGENLGFAVHIVAIVLLVLSYREFWAKVRKGALVKAAAVLVAGDVVGILLSWGMVELWPGTLARPDRLPYVANRVVGFALADPDLFTGKPHVFLNAIFGLFGALALILATIVLFQSQRAENALTGEDESAIRGLLELYGKNDSLGYFATRRDKSVVFAQSGRAAITYRVEVGVCLASGDPIGDPRAWPQAIDAWLGLCQSYGWAPGVMGASTQGARVYREAGLNALELGDEAILRTADFRLSGPDMRGVRQAVTRARRAGLTVRIRRHRDISAEEMAETITRADAWRDTQTERGFSMALGRLGDPADGDCLLVEALDRDGAVAAMLSLVPWGTTGVSLDLMRRSPQSPNGTIELMVSELALTAETLGISRISLNFAMFRSAFEQGAQLGAGPVARLWRGLLLFFSRWWQLETLYRSNMKYQPEWVPRYACYEDARLIPRVGVASVIAEGFLVLPFTRRDRVHTGHHPAVPSRLVESGLLHHDGSAPDVSELQQRRDDAELEESRARLPEQVRVRLAKLKVLRRKGIDAYPVGSPPSHTVARALEADDQETVSVSGRILRIRDYGGVLFAQLRDWSGELQALLDNSRLERGRTADFTAAIDLGDLVEMTGHMGFSKNGTRSLIVHDWRMIGKCLRPMPNKWKGLTDPEARVRTRYVDLAVNPESRELITARSSVLRSVRETLFAKGFIEVETPILQQIHGGATARPFVTHINTYDMDLFLRIAPELYLKRLCVGGVERVFELGRAFRNEGVDFSHNPEFTLLEAYQAHADYTVWIDGCRELIQNAAQAAHGEQSVLRPADGAGGRLQPVDISGDWPVKTVHDAVSEALGEHVDPDTPLSVLRKLADAAHIPYRAQWDAGAVVLELYEHLVEDRTDRPTFYIDFPTSVSPLTRPHRSRHGVAERWDLVAWGIELGTAYSELTDPVEQRRRLQEQSLLAAGGDPEAMELDEDFLQAMEYAMPPTGGLGMGIDRLVMLITGRSIRETLPFPLAKPH; from the coding sequence ATATCCTCGCGGTCTGTGACACTCGCTTCATCACGGTCGGGGTCCCGTTCGGGACCCCGCGGCCGGTCGCATTCCCGGTATCGCTGGGTGCCGGCGGCGGCCGGGTGGATCGTGGGCGTCATCGCCACGGTGTCGCTGCTGGCCAGCGTGTCCCCCGCGATCCGGTGGATGATCAAGGTCCCGCGCGAGTTCATCAACGACTACCTGTTCAACTTCCCCGACACGAGCATCGCCTGGTCCTTCGTGCTGGCGTTGCTGGCGGGGGCCCTGAGCGCCCGGAAACGGATTGCCTGGCTGGTGTTACTGGGCCAGATGATCCTCGCCGCGGGGTTGAACGTCGCCGACATGGCCGCGGGCGACAACACAGCGGCCGAAACCTTCGGGGAAAACCTCGGGTTCGCGGTGCACATCGTCGCGATCGTCCTGCTGGTGCTGTCCTACCGGGAGTTCTGGGCGAAGGTCCGCAAGGGCGCCCTGGTCAAGGCGGCCGCGGTGCTGGTCGCCGGGGACGTGGTCGGAATCCTGTTGTCCTGGGGAATGGTGGAGTTGTGGCCCGGAACGCTGGCCCGCCCGGACCGCCTGCCCTACGTGGCCAACCGGGTCGTCGGGTTCGCCCTGGCCGACCCGGACCTGTTCACCGGCAAGCCGCACGTCTTCCTCAACGCGATCTTCGGCCTCTTCGGCGCGCTGGCGCTGATCCTGGCGACCATCGTGCTCTTCCAGTCCCAGCGCGCGGAGAACGCGCTGACCGGTGAGGACGAGTCCGCCATCCGTGGGCTCCTCGAGCTGTACGGCAAGAACGACTCGCTCGGTTACTTCGCGACCCGCCGCGACAAGTCGGTGGTGTTCGCACAGAGCGGTCGCGCCGCCATCACCTACCGCGTCGAAGTCGGGGTCTGCCTGGCCAGCGGCGACCCGATCGGCGACCCGCGGGCCTGGCCCCAGGCCATCGACGCCTGGCTGGGGTTGTGCCAGAGCTACGGCTGGGCGCCGGGCGTCATGGGCGCCAGCACACAGGGGGCGCGGGTATACCGGGAAGCCGGGCTCAACGCGCTCGAGCTTGGCGACGAGGCGATTCTGCGAACCGCCGACTTCCGCCTGTCCGGCCCCGACATGCGCGGGGTGCGCCAGGCCGTGACGCGGGCCCGCCGGGCCGGGCTGACCGTACGCATCCGGCGGCACCGCGACATCTCGGCCGAGGAGATGGCCGAGACCATCACCCGCGCCGACGCCTGGCGCGACACCCAGACCGAGCGCGGCTTCTCGATGGCGCTGGGCCGGCTCGGCGACCCGGCGGACGGCGATTGCCTGCTGGTCGAGGCGTTGGACCGCGACGGCGCGGTCGCGGCGATGCTGTCGCTGGTTCCGTGGGGAACCACCGGCGTTTCCCTGGATTTGATGCGCCGCTCCCCGCAGTCCCCCAACGGCACCATCGAGCTCATGGTCAGCGAGCTCGCCCTGACCGCCGAAACCCTTGGCATCAGCCGCATTTCGCTGAACTTCGCGATGTTCCGCTCGGCGTTCGAACAGGGCGCCCAGCTGGGCGCCGGACCGGTCGCCCGGTTGTGGCGAGGGCTGTTGCTGTTCTTCTCGCGGTGGTGGCAGCTGGAGACGCTGTACCGCTCGAACATGAAGTACCAACCCGAATGGGTTCCGCGCTACGCCTGCTACGAGGATGCGCGCCTGATTCCCCGGGTCGGCGTCGCCTCGGTGATCGCGGAGGGCTTCCTGGTGCTGCCGTTCACCCGGCGCGACCGGGTGCACACCGGTCATCACCCCGCGGTGCCGTCCAGGCTGGTGGAGTCGGGCCTGCTGCACCACGACGGCTCGGCGCCCGACGTCAGCGAGTTGCAGCAGCGACGCGACGACGCGGAGCTGGAAGAGTCCAGAGCCCGCCTGCCCGAGCAGGTGCGGGTGCGCCTGGCCAAGCTGAAGGTACTGCGCCGCAAGGGCATTGACGCCTACCCGGTGGGGTCTCCGCCCAGCCACACCGTCGCCCGCGCGCTGGAAGCCGACGATCAGGAAACCGTCTCCGTGTCGGGCCGGATCCTGCGGATACGCGACTACGGCGGGGTGTTGTTCGCCCAGCTGCGGGACTGGTCGGGCGAATTGCAGGCGCTGCTGGACAATTCGCGCCTGGAGCGTGGGCGCACCGCGGATTTCACCGCGGCGATCGACCTCGGCGACCTCGTCGAAATGACCGGGCACATGGGATTTTCCAAGAACGGCACCCGCTCATTGATCGTGCACGACTGGCGGATGATCGGTAAGTGCCTGCGGCCGATGCCGAACAAGTGGAAGGGCCTCACCGACCCGGAGGCGCGGGTGCGGACCCGTTACGTCGACCTGGCGGTCAACCCCGAGTCGCGCGAGCTGATCACGGCGCGCAGCAGCGTCCTGCGCTCCGTGCGGGAGACCTTGTTCGCCAAGGGTTTCATCGAGGTCGAGACGCCGATCCTGCAGCAGATCCACGGTGGTGCCACCGCCCGGCCGTTCGTCACCCACATCAACACCTACGACATGGACCTGTTCCTGCGCATCGCGCCCGAGCTGTACCTGAAGCGGTTGTGCGTCGGCGGCGTCGAGCGGGTGTTCGAGCTGGGCCGGGCCTTCCGCAACGAGGGTGTCGACTTCAGCCACAACCCGGAGTTCACCCTGCTGGAGGCCTACCAGGCGCACGCCGACTACACGGTCTGGATCGACGGCTGCCGGGAGCTCATCCAAAACGCCGCGCAGGCCGCCCACGGGGAGCAGAGCGTGCTGCGGCCCGCTGACGGCGCCGGCGGCCGCCTGCAACCGGTCGACATCTCCGGCGACTGGCCGGTCAAGACCGTGCACGACGCGGTGTCCGAAGCCCTCGGGGAACACGTCGATCCGGACACCCCGTTGTCCGTCTTGCGCAAACTGGCCGACGCCGCACACATTCCGTATCGGGCGCAGTGGGACGCCGGCGCCGTGGTGCTGGAGCTCTACGAGCACCTGGTCGAGGACCGGACCGACCGGCCGACCTTCTACATCGACTTCCCCACCTCCGTCTCGCCGCTGACCCGGCCGCACCGCAGCAGGCACGGCGTCGCCGAGCGGTGGGACCTGGTGGCGTGGGGAATCGAGCTGGGCACCGCGTACAGCGAGCTGACCGACCCGGTGGAGCAGCGGCGCCGACTGCAGGAGCAGTCCCTGTTGGCCGCCGGCGGGGATCCCGAGGCGATGGAGCTCGACGAGGATTTCCTGCAAGCCATGGAATATGCGATGCCGCCCACCGGCGGGCTCGGCATGGGCATCGATCGGCTCGTCATGCTCATAACCGGCCGCAGCATCCGCGAAACCCTGCCGTTTCCGCTGGCCAAGCCGCACTAG
- a CDS encoding DUF6653 family protein encodes MPSVARLRRAIFARHCNPWSAWTRWASTPLILVPPWTRRWSHAAWIASWMAVNPFVFGKPAHERAWSTRAMLGEEMWISRRPRDGALVVSALTSVAALGAVVAAGRRRALPAAAAVAVQMALTLVYWEQMVRYRERERRDHAGVQ; translated from the coding sequence GTGCCGTCGGTTGCACGGCTTCGGCGTGCGATCTTTGCGCGGCACTGCAATCCGTGGAGCGCCTGGACCCGCTGGGCGAGCACCCCGCTGATCCTGGTGCCCCCCTGGACGCGGCGCTGGAGCCATGCGGCGTGGATTGCGTCGTGGATGGCGGTCAACCCGTTCGTCTTCGGCAAGCCGGCGCACGAGCGGGCCTGGTCGACCCGGGCGATGCTGGGCGAGGAGATGTGGATCAGCCGCCGGCCCCGGGACGGGGCCCTGGTGGTCAGCGCGCTGACGTCGGTGGCCGCGCTGGGGGCCGTCGTCGCCGCCGGGCGGCGTCGTGCGCTGCCCGCCGCGGCCGCCGTCGCGGTGCAGATGGCGCTGACACTGGTGTACTGGGAACAGATGGTCCGGTATCGGGAACGGGAGCGGCGGGACCACGCCGGGGTTCAGTAG